Genomic segment of Gloeocapsa sp. PCC 7428:
TACACTTCAACAACTGCGCGATGATTTAGGTTTAGAACGCTTAGAAGTGCGTACAGGAAATTTACAAGCCCTCGAAGCCGCAGCAAAGATTTTACTATCTACAGATGCCGAATCTAACTCTCAAATTGATGTGATTGATGCCCAGCGGTATTATCAAGCGATCGCAGATGTACAGAGTTTTGGCGATCGCCTCGATGTTTTAGTACCAAACGCCCAAAAAGGTGAAGCACAAGTACGCAAGTTATTAAATCAAAACAAAATACCGTTAGACACAATTGACACTGGCGAAGCCACTTTAGAAAACGTCTTTGTCACGCGCTTACGCGCTGCGGGTTCCGATCCGCCGTTTATTCCGTTTCCAAAACAGGAGCGAGGAGTGAGGAGTGAGGAGCGAGGGAACTATAATTTATCAGTTGCAATTGGTGCAAACAACTTACAAAAGGTTTTTGGTAACTTTCAAGCCGTTAAAGGAGTCAATCTAGAGATTCGCTACGGGGAAATTTACGGGTTACTGGGGGCGAATGGTGCAGGTAAAACAACGACGATTAAAATGCTGTGCGGATTGCTTGAACCAAGCAGTGGTAAGATTTCGCTGGCGGGAGAAACCCAGAATTTACGCAGTAACCAACTGCGGCGGCGGATTGGTTATATGAGCCAAAAGTTTACGCTGTATGATGACTTAAGCGTCGTGCAGAATTTGGAATTTTATTGCGGAGTATATGGAGTTTCGCGGCGAGTGCGACGCGATCGCATCAATTGGGTTTTAGAAACTTGTGGCTTGGCAGGTCAAGAAGATATGATTACAGGGCAATTACCTGGAGGTTGGAAGCAGCGAGTTGCCTTCGGGGCTTCGGTAATGCACGAACCCGAAATTTTATTCCTTGATGAACCTACATCCGGTGTCGATCCGCTGGCGAGGCGACAATTTTGGCGGTTAATTGAAGATTTTGCCCGCAACGGAACTGCAATTTTAGTAACCACACACTATCTCGAAGAAGCCGAACACTGCAACCGTATGGGTTTTATGGTAGCGGGAGAAGTCGTCACGCAAGGTTCACCCAGTCAAATCAAAGCCGAACAACCAGGACAACTTTTAGAAATCATTACCGATAATATACAAGTTGCATCGAATTTACTCAAAACGCAACTCGAACCTTGGCGCGTATCCATTTTTGGCGAGAAACTTCATGTTGTTGTCGATCATCCAGAAGAAATTTCTCAACTTCGTTCAACTTTAAAGGAGGCAAACTTACAGATCCACTCACTTCGCCCGATTCCCTTTTCTTTAGAAGATGCATTTATCGGTATCGTGCAAAGAGTAGAACAGCAAGATTAGCTCATTGAGTCAGTACCATCAAACTGCAACGTTACTTTCTTGACTCATGGTATCTTCTCTTTCTCGAATCTTGTCCCAGTCAATGACAGCAACCCACAGATGTTCCTCTATCGAATATTGCACAACTCCATCAACTTCCAAATCTTCACTACATAATGTTAAACGTCGGTCATTTTGTAAATGAATTTTCTGTTTAGCCAAGTCTGCGATCGTTCCAACACAATTTAAGCGTAGTCGCCCTTGAGCATCAGCATTATGAAAATCTGCAAAAACTCGTGGATTATCCATTGTTTTACTGTTTTTATTAATTATTTAAATTGCGAGTGTGGGGCATAGCTGCTGTAAATATAGTGATTAATTTATAAAAATTACATTGATAACGAACCGCAGAGACGCAGAGTTCGCAGAGAAAGAGTCGGGAGAGATTTTCATGAACGAATTAGGATTACTATAGGAGTTTTTATTTAAAATCTTAGAACAACGAGCAAAAATACAACAATATTGAATATCCTTAATTGTAATGAAGCGGTCGCCTGCTGGTATTCAGAATTATGAATGAAACCTCACAGCAAAATATTAAAGTGCGTAAAGCTAAATTAGAAGATGCTGAAGCTATTTGTCATGTTCATCGTGTATCTGTACGCACATTATGTATAAAAGATTATACCCCTGAGCAAATTGAAGCCTGGGTAGGTAGCTCTGAGCCTGAAAATTTTCGCAAAGCAATGGTTGAAAGAGGTGAAACAATATTTGTTGCTGAAATTGAGGAATTAATTGCTGGCTTTTCCTCTTTATTCAAAGATGAGATCTATGCTGTCTACGTCCATCCTGAATACACTCGTCGAGGGGTAGGTACGCGCCTTCTAAAGGCTGTAGAAAAAGAAGCAATATTTCAACAGAACAAAAAGCTCAAGCTTGTATCATCAACAACGGCTGAACCTTTTTATCAAGCAAACGGCTATCAAGTTGTTGAACACTCATTTCATACTTTACGTTCCGGCATCCAAATTCCTTGCGTTTACATGGAAAAGGCTTTAAATGAAACGGATTTTAGCACAGTGTATTAAAGAGTTAGCACAATTTAGGCGCGATCGCCTCACAGTTGCACTAGCAATTTTGCTACCATTAGCTACTTTATTTATTTTTGGTTTTGCGATTCGTTTAGAAGCAACAAATATTCCAATTGTCATTCAAGACTTAAATAATAGTCCTCTCAGCCGTAGTTATATTGAACAATTAATGGCGACAAATCAATTTCAATTAACGCGCTGGGATGATAATATAATCGGGGCATTAGAAAGAGGAATTGCTAATGCAGGCGCAATTATTCCTCCTGATTTTGACTCACAAATTAACTCGAATCAACCTACTACTGTACAAGTCTTAATTGATGGTACTGATGCGAATAATGCCAGAATCATTCAGAACTCTTTTAGAGCCACAACTAATGCTTTTTTACAAACTTCTAGACTACAACAAGAACAACCTAATATAGTTGCCCGAATTCGACTGTGGTTTAATCCAGGACGTCGAGAGTCATTGTATATTGTCCCTGGAGTTTATGGGGTGATATTGTGGATTTATCCGTCATTGCTAGCGGCGATCGCAATGGTACGCGAAAAAGAACGCGGTACAATTCTACAAGTTTATGCTTCTAGCCTCACTGCTGCTGAATTATTACTAGGTAAAGGACTTGCTTATTTCGTTATTGGTATTGCTCAAGCAATTGTCATTATCAGCCTTGGTTCACTATTATTTCAGTTGAGTTTTGCTGTAGAACCGACAGTATTTATTCTAGGAACTTTACTTTACTTATGGACAAGTGTATTATTTGGTTTACTCATCGGAGTCAGAGCAAGTAATCAAAATGCTGCGGTGCAAGGAGTTGCTACTATTGGCTTTCTTTCTTCGCTATTACTATCAGGTTTTATTTATCCTCTGAGTAACATTCCGTTTCCACTTTCAGTAATTTCTAGTGTTCTACCTGCTCGATATTATATAGAACTCAGCCGCGATGCCTTTGTGCGTGGTACAGGTTGGATAGGAGTTTGGTTTATTCCTATAGTTCTTATAGTTATTGGTTTGCTACTATTCAATACAGCAAGAAAAGCATTAAGCCGAATGCAGTTACCGTACTAAATCTGAAAAAATACAAATCAGAAATCTCTTTATAGTTTACTTTTATGTGTTTTTGCGTTTTTAGTGGTTCGTTTATTTACAATTTCATCAAAAATCGCACTAAAGCTTTTATTTTGTTTTCTCTATGAAACTTTTTACTCATCTTCTGGAAAGTCGCTTTTGGGCATTATGTGTTAAAGAAATTAACCAGATATTACGAAATAAACAATTACTTTTCTTATTACTTTTTCCACCAACAATACAACTTTTAATCTTTGGCTTCGCGCTTAATGCCGATGTGCAGAACCTTAAACTAGGAGTTGTAGACTATGCTAATACTTATGAAAGCCGCGAGTTAGTTGCTGCATTAACAGAAAATCAAATCTTTATTTCGCAAAATTATAGTTTTAGTCAAGAGGAAATTGCGCAGCAAGTACGCTTAGGAAAAATTACCGCAGGGCTAGTGATTCCTTCAGAATTTAATCGCGATTTAATCCAAAATAAAACTGCGGAAGTACAAGTAATCATTGATGGCGTTGATGCAAATACCGCTGGAATTGCTAGCGGTTACGCTACTCAGATTATTAACCAATACAGTCGCAGTTTAGATCAAAACCCCACACCACCACTCATACAAGCGCAAAGCGTTTTCTTCTACAATCCTGGGTTATTAAGTAGTTGGTTTTTAGTTCCTGGCGTGTTGGGAACTGTAATTACTTTAACAAGTACGCTTGTGTCCTCTACGACATTAGTACGCGAAAAAGACTCTGGAACGTTAGAACAACTGTTGATGACTCCCGCAGATGCTTGGGAAATTCTGTTAGCCAAAATTGCCCCATTATTTGTGCTGTTGATGGGAGATATACTACTAGCACTCAGCGTCGCTCGGATCGTGTTTAGAGTACCGCTACAAGGAAGCTTATTGTTATTTTTGACGCTTGGGGGACTTTACTTATTTGTGGGAATTGGTGTTGGCTTGATGTTGGCGACTTTGGCAAAGAACCAACAACAGGTCGTTTTAACTTCATTTTTTATCAATTTACCGCTGATTCAACTTTCAGGAGCGATCGCACCGATTGAAAGTATGCCAGTTTTTTTTCAATACCTCTCACTACTCAATCCCCTGCGTCACTTTGTCGCCATCTCTCGCGGAATTCTCCTAAAAGGTGTTGGTATTGATATTTTATTCCCGCACGTGTTGGCACTTTTCACTTTTGTTGTCGTTTTGTTGACAGTGAGTGTTAATCGCTTTCGGAGTCAGTTGAGTTAAGGATAAGTGACGAGTGGCTAGTGGTGAGTAGCCAGAAACGATTCGACTTCGGCTGCGGTGGGTTGCGATGCGATCGCACCTGGTTTTATTGTCGTCAAAGCCCCTGCTGCATTCGCATACTTCACAACCGATCGCGCAACGTCTGGTTCTTGTAAGCTACTGATACCTTGTTGATTTAACTGGTGAACGAACGCAGCGAGAAAGCTATCTCCTGCGCCTGTGGTATCGACAACTTTAACAGGGAAACTGGGAACTTTGCCTTCATTTCCTCCCAAACAATAAGCGCAGCCGTGTTCGCCTGCGGTGATGAGTACGCCTTCAATCGATTCCAACCGATAGTTAATTGCGCCTGGATCGGTGGTATCAAATAACCATTCGGCTTCTTCTTGTGAAAGTTTGAGAAAATCGATGCGGTTGTAGAGTTTGGGAATTATTTCTCGTGCTGTCGCTTCACTATCCCAAAATACCGGACGCCAGTTGACATCTAAGACAACTTTTACATTGTACTGCTCGGCTAAGTCTAAAGCGCGAAATACCGCAGCGCGGCTATCTGGATAAGCAAGTTCTAAAGTTCCTAGTACAAGAAAGTCGGCGCTTTCAAATAGTTGCACGGGTAACTTGTCAGCTTGCAAGTACGTATCTGCAAATTCTTCGGTTTTAAATTCGCCAAAACCTGCAAACGTGCGATCGCCGGATTCCGAACGTACTACATAAATTTGTCGCGTTGGTGCGCTAGGATGACGTTGCACGCCTGTGGTATCTACTCCTACTTCTTGTAATAGCTGTACGAGGGCGTTTCCTGGTTCATCTTCACCGACACACCCCACAAATCCAGAGGGTGTTCCTAGCTTAACTAAAGCACACGCGACGTTTGCCGGTGCGCCTCCTGGGTATGGTGTCCACGATTCGACTTGTTCAAGCGATCGCCCGATTTGATCGGCAAGGCAATCAAATAAAATTTCCCCTAGGCACAACACACGCAGATTTGTCATCGGTCACGGCTATCAACTTGCGACTATACCAGCATAAGGAGAAATCGGACATTTGCGCGCGATCGCAACTGAAATTTACAGCACAACATCAGCAGATCCGAAGTCTTTCGTTGGAGTTATTGTTCATTGCTGTTAGCGACTAGCCATTAGCTCAGTTGATACAAATTATCCTTTGTTCTTATAGAATAATTTTGGTTAATTTAAATTATTACTTAGACTTTTTTATCACTCTGCCTAAAATCCATAGAGATTTCTCTATTAATAATATTTAATATTTCTTTAACAATTAGTGACTTAGACTAAACTAAATCTGCATTAAAAGCTGTATTCTATTGTTTAACGTACCGCTTGAGCATATTCTTTTATTCCTTAAGGAGCATATCACTACTTTTAATAGTGCATTTTTAAAAATCGGTGAAAGCAGTATGTTGCTTCTCATTTTTTCGTTGATCCCAGGCAGCTATTTATACATTTCATCCTGCGTAAATAGTGCAAGAAATACACCTTATTTCTTGTCTGGTTTTATTGCATAGAGACACTTTGATTCATTCATAACTATAGCCTAAGAATGCAATTAACTAATCATATCCATTTTCGCAACCTGCGCGGTGATTTATTTGGTGGAATCACGGCTGCAATTGTGTCGTTACCTCTCGCGCTAGCCTTCGGTGTTGCCTCTGGCGCAGGTGCGGTAGCAGGTCTTTACGGTGCTGTTTGCGTTGGCTTTTTCGCAGCACTCTTTGGCGGTACGCCCACACTCATTTCTGAGCCAACAGGACCGATGACGGTAGTCATTACTGGAATTATCGCCAGTTTGACTGCAAGCAACCCAGAAAATGGCTTAGCAATGGCGTTTACAGTCGTCATGCTAGCAGGGCTATTTCAAATCCTCTTTGGCGTATTCAAGCTCGGAAAATACATCACGTTGATGCCCTACAGCGTGATTTCAGGCTTTATGTCTGGGATTGGAGTCATCCTCATTATCTTGCAGATTGCTCCGTTTTTAGGACAAGCGGCTCCTAAAGGCGGCGTTCTCGGTACAGTGCAAAGCTTACCGCAGTTATTCTCCAATATTAATCCTGCGGAAGCTATTCTAGGCGCGCTAAGTTTGGCAATTCTGTTTTTCATGCCACGCAAATTCAAGCGCATCGTCCCACCGCAACTTGTTGCCTTGATTGTTGGCACAATAGTATCTCTCATCTTCTTTCAAGGCGTTGAGATTCGCCGCATCGGTGAGATTCCTACCGGATTGCCACAGTTGCAAATGCCCGTCTTTACTGCCGGACAAATGACCACAATGGTCATCGATGGTATCGTGTTAGGAATGCTGGGTTGTATTGATACGCTACTTACCGCCGTTATTGCCGATAGCATCACGCGGACGCAACACAATTCGGACAAAGAACTAATCGGTCAAGGTATTGCCAACATGGTTTCTGGACTATGCGGCGGATTACCTGGTGCAGGCGCAACGATGGGGACGGTAGTTAATATCCAAGCGGGTGCTAGAACAGCGCTTTCAGGACTGACTCGCGCTATCATTTTACTCGTTGTCTTATTGGGAGCGGCAAGTTTAACGCAACCAATTCCAATGGCAGTACTCGCGGGGATTGCGCTGAAGGTGGGAATTGATATTCTTGACTGGAGTTTCCTCAAGCGCGCGCATCGAGTTTCGCTAAAGGGAACGCTGATCATGTACGGCGTGCTATTCCTGACAGTATTTGTTGACTTGATTGTTGCAGTAGGAGTTGGCGTATTTATTGCAAATATCCTGACAATCGAACGGTTATCGCAGCATCAGTCGCAAGATGTCAAAGTGATTAGCGACACGGATGATGACATTATCCTTACTCAAGAAGAAAAGCAGCTACTTGAGCAAGCAAATAATCGCGTGTTGCTGTTCTACCTCAGTGGACCAATGATTTTTGGATTGTCGAAGGCGATCGCCCGCGAACACACCGCAATGCAAGACCACGACGTTCTCATCTTAGATTTGAGCGATGTACCTATCCTTGGTGTAACAGCTTCATTAGCGATCGAGAATGCCATCAAGGATGCGGTAGAACAAGGACGTCAAGTCTTTATCGTTGGTGCGACAGACAAAATTAAGCGTCGGTTAGAACGTTTGGGAATTTTCGATCTTCTTCCGTCGCAGAATGTCACGATGGATCGTGTTGAAGCTTTAAGACAAGCTGTTGAATACGTTTATCGTTCAGGAAAAATTACTGCAACCAGCGATCTTTTAGTCGTTGGTCCCAGCACTGCTGAAGGATATTCAACTGATGCGCCTGATATGCCACTACCGCAGTAGTACGCCAACTTCGGGTTGATTCATTGATATAACTGCTACCAGCCAGCAATTGCTTTCATTAGGCTGTCTTGTGAAAAAAGCTCTTGGGAGTCTTGCCGTGTTTCGACCCCAAGAGCTTTTTTGTTCGTATTACTCCTCACACAATTTGAAGTGTACATTGGTTCTCGCTAAACTTTGAGGAGGATGAATGACACTTTGCAGATTGTCATAACAATTTTGAGTAAAAATCTGAGCCATGGCTCGATTTCGGTGAGATTGTTTAAAAATGAACTTAGCGCGTGTCACCGTGCGGACTTATACCGTTTCACTAAAGTTTTCACGGTGCTAAGAAAGTTATGAATTCTCAATGTTGAGTGAACAACATTTCTTTAATTCAAACCTCACCACTCAAAACTTTTCCATATTTCCCCTAGCTTCTAGCTGCTGAGGAATGTCACAATGCATAGCGTAACTTTTTTGTAGCTGTGTCGGATAAATCATGACAATGCATCCTAAAATGCAGCGCGCTTTTGAACAAAGACGCGTCATCAAAATCATCAGTGGCTTGAATAACTTTGACGCAGATCGAGTTGCTGCTACGGTCATTGCAGCCGATCGCGGTGGTGCTACTTTTGTCGATATTGCCGCTGAGCCTGAACTGATAAAACTTGCTCAAAGCTTGACAAATTTACCAATTTGTGTATCAGCAGTTGAACCCGAAAAGTTTGTCATTGCGCAAGAAGCTGGGGCTGATTTAATCGAAATTGGCAACTTTGATAGTTTCTACGCGCAAGGGCGGCGATTTGAAGCCGCAGAAGTGCTGGAGTTAACACAAGCTACGCGATCGCTCTTACCCAATATCACGCTATCAGTCACTGTTCCGCATATTCTCGAACTCGATCAGCAAGTGCAGCTAGCCGAAGAACTCGTCAAAGCTGGCGCTGACATTATCCAAACCGAAGGCGGAACGAGCAGTCAACCCGCGCATTCAGGAACGCTAGGACTGATCGAAAAAGCGGCACCTACATTAGCCGCTGCTTATGAGATTTCTCGCGCTGTATCGGTTCCGGTACTATGTGCTTCAGGAATTTCTAGCGTCACGGCACCACTGGCGATCGCCGCTGGGGCTGCGGGTGTTGGCGTTGGTTCGGCGATTAATCAGCTAAATAGCGAAGTCGCGATGATTGCTGCGGTGCGTAGCTTAGTAGATGCGTTAGCGACGCGAAATTACACTTTGGTGTAAATCATTGGTAACAGGTAATGGGTAATTGAAGTTGTGTAATTCTAAGCGATTACCTATTACCTATTACCGCTTTAGCTCAGACAATCTTTCAGCGTATAAATTACCTTATCTTGCTGCTCGATTGTCATTTCTGGAAACATTGGTAAAGAGAGAACTTCGCGGCTAGCTTGTTCTGAAACTGGTAAGCTACCTGGTTGATAACCAAGATTTTCATAAACTGGTTGTAAATGCAGCGCCAGCGGGTAGTAAACCATCGAACTCACACCGCGTTCTTGCAGCATTTGACGGACGCGATCGCGATAGTTACTGTCGTTTTTTGTCAACCGAATTGTATACTGATTCCACACGCCAACGCCGCCTGTAAGTTCTTGCGGAATCGCAACGGTGGGAATGTGCGCTAAAAATTCGTGATAGCGTTGCGCGATCGCCCGCCGTTGTTCGTTCCAGTGGTCGAGATAGCGGAGTTTGATTTGTAAAATCGCCGCTTGGATCGCATCTAATCGGCTATTCACGCCTATTTCTTCATGGATATAGCGCGTTTTACTACCGTGTTCGCGGAGCATTCGGATTTTTGCGGCGATCGCCGCATCATTCGTCGTCATTGCCCCACCATCACCACACGCTCCCAGATTTTTTGTCGGGTAAAAACTAAAACACCCAATGTGTCCGATACTACCTACTTTTTGCTCTGCCCACATTGCTCCCGTAGACTGGGCACAGTCTTCAATAACATATAAGTTGCGTGCTTGGGCAATTTCCATCACCGCCGTCATATCCACAGGTTGTCCAAACAAGTGAACGGGCATGATTGCTTTAGTTTTATGCGTAATTGCAGCGGTTAATTTCTCTACATCGAGATTAAACGTCGCCGCGTCAATATCCACAAAAACAGGCGTTGCACCAACCGCTGTAATCACCTCAGTCGTCGCAAAGAAAGTAAACGGTGAGGTAATGACTTCATCGCCTGCACCAATTTCTAAGGCTTTGAGTGCTAAAAATAACGCGTCTGTACCCGAATTACACGCAACGCATTCGGCAACACCTGTATAAGCAGCAAACTGCTGTTCAAAGTCTTTGACAACAGGGCCGCCAATATAACCACCAGAAGCCAAAACTTTTAAAACAGCATCACTTACTTCCGCTTCAATCGTTGTGTACTGTCGCACTAAATCTAGAGGAGGGATATTCACGCTTAGATCCATGAGTATTTATTCTTGAAAATATCAAATCAAATGTCGTGCTACAAGAAAATCCGGTTTGGCTTCTTTTAAGCTTTTAGAATGAGAAATTCAATAAGTTGTTTCGCTAATGAGAGGTCAGAGGTCGGAGGTCAGGAATTGGGTTTCTCTAGTCACTAGCCTCTCGCTCCTCAGGAAGAAAACTATGAACTCAACAGGATTAATTAGCTTAGATTTACTTGATTTGATGTTTGCGGTGGGATTAATTGCGATCGCCATTGGGTTATCGGCTTGGGAACGATTAGGACTCGAAGTCAATTTAGCGATCGCCGCAGGAAGAACAATACTACAACTGTTGGTAGTTGGGTATATTTTGGCGTTTGTCTTTGCGCTGGATAATCCTTGGGCAGTTTTGGCAATTTTAGCCGTCATGCTCACGATCGCGGCGGTTGTCGCGCGTAATCGCATTAGTAAAAAAATTCCTTTTGTTTTGCCGTTAGTGTGGGGAGCAATCTTTCTCAGCACGGCGGTGACGCTTGCTTACACAAACCTGCTGATTATTCAACCTGTGCGGTGGTACGAACCACAGTACCTCATTCCACTTGCAGGAATTGTTTTTGGCAGTGCGATTAATGGCGCAGCGATCGCCGGAGAACGCCTTGTCAGTACAATTAATGCAAGTCAGTTAGAAATCGAAACGCATTTAAGTTTAGGTGCAACTCCCCAACAAGCCGTTGCACAGTATCGCAGAGATGCTATCAAAGCGGGACTCATTCCCATTCTCAACCAAATGACTGTCGTCGGGATTGTGACGCTTCCAGGAATTATTACAGGTCAACTCTTGAGTGGTGTCGATCCCCTCGATGCGGCATCGTACCAAATATTAATTTTGTTTATTCTGGCGTTTGCTAACTTAATTACGGCAGTATTAGTGACACAAGGGCTTTGTAGACAGTTCTTTAATGCTGCCGCACAGTTGGTCAAGTAGCGGAAAAATCTTTCCTGAGTTGATATTGTTGCGTTTTAAATTAGAAGACAATATGAAATAAATAAGCAACCTAAATATGTTTTCTTTATCGGAACAGGTAATACTCATTACTGGAGCTTCCACGGGCATTGGTGCGGCGCTGGCAAAAACTTTATCCGAGCGGTACATGGGTATTCGGTTAGCGATCGCTGCCCGCAGTGTCGAGAAACTCGAAGACGTCGCTGATTTTTGCCGCAAAGCGGGAGCCGAAGTCTTAATAGTACCTACAGATCTAGAAAAGATTGAGCAAGTTGAAGCAATCGTCGCAAAAGTCATCGCGCACTTTGGTCGCATTGACGCTTTAGTCAATAATGCAGGGTACGGACAAATGGGACCTGTGGAATTGATTTCTATCGAAGCAATTCAAAAGCAATTCCAAGTTAACTTAATTGCACCACTGGCGCTGATCCGTGCTGTTGTGCCGCAAATGCGAAATCAAGGTGGCGGCAGAATTATCAATATTAGTTCCTTGGGAGGAAGATTAGCTTTTCCCTTCGGAGGTTTATATAGTTCGTCGAAATTTGCTTTAGAAGGGTTGAGTGATGCTTTGCGAATGGAACTTGAGCCATTCAATATTAAAGTTAGTGTCATCGAACCTGGACCTGTTAGCACTAACTTTTTTGCCGCATCAGCCCAAGCAGTAGAAGAAAATGTTGCCGCGCCCGAAAAAAGTCCCTACCGTACGGCATTTACCAAACTCAAAAACTTAGAATCACAAACGAGTCGTCAAGCTTGGACATCCGAGCGCGTTGCTGAAGTCATTATCAAAGCGTTAGTTGCGCGTAACCCACGTCCGCGTTATGTCGCGGCAACGGGTGGCAGAATCTTAATATTTATGATGACCAAAGTATTGCCAACAAAAATAGTAGACGCTTTTTGGCAGAAATTTTATGGTATAGATCTGGTGGCAAAAGACTGGCAAAGTAGTCAAGCAGCAAGGAAGTAAAAAATCATGTAGTTGATTTCTATGGAAATTGCTTTAAGGAATTAATTATCAGGGATGACGAAATAGCGATAACCAATACGTTAAAGTATGAATCAGTTCAAGAAAGGGTGGAGGTCAACTGAGAGGGTACAAGGCAAAAGGGAAGCATTTATTCTCACTCTGGCTTCATGGCGGCAAGTTCCTCAATTGAGTGATGAAAAATAAACAAAGGATGTGTTTTGCGACACACAGCGCCAGAAATACGATACTGAGGTGTAAGGCATTGGAGTGAAGACAAAGCATTTCTTGTCCATACTCAATCTGCCAAATTTATCGATGAAAATTCATCAAAGCCCTCGACCTTCTATCTTCTTAATCTTCTCAAAGCTGAGCGTAACAAGCTAAACATGGATCTACTAGAGTACCAAGCAAAGGAATGGTTTAGGGAGATGGGCATACCTGTCTTGCCGTCGCAACGCATTGACCGCCCTAGCGACATCAAACGGCTCAAAATTCCTTATCCTGTGGTACTTAAGTCGCAAGTACGTGTTGGTGGTCGAGGTAGGGCAGGAGGAGTGCGATTTGTGACGAATACAATCGATGCGATCGCCGCTGCGCAAACAATTTTTCATTTATCAATTTTGGGTGAATTACCCGAAGTCTTGCTCGCAGAAGCCAAATACGACGCGGATCAAGAGTTTTATTTAGCTATCGTCTTAGATGCAGCGGCGCATCGACCACTACTTTTAGGTTCTCCCCAAGGTGGTATTGATGTCGAATCAGCACCCGAACTCTTACAGCAAGTCGTCGTTGACCAAGAATTTTCGCCATTTTATGCGCGACGCTTAACGATCAAAATGGGTCTACAAGGACCGCTGATTCAGACAGTCAGTGGGATTATCGAGAAAATGTATCAGTTGTTCGTGCAGAAAGACCTAGACTTGGTGGAAATTAATCCTCTCGGTGTCAGTTCGACCGGAGAACTTATGGCACTCGATGGTAAAGTCAGCGTCAACGATCGCGCGATCGCGCGTCATTCTGATGTCGCCGCGATGGCGGAAAAAATGGTGCAGCGCGAGAAAGGACGCAAGTATTCGCTAGAATTAGGTACTTGGGATGAAGTCGATCCGGCAAGCAATATCGGGGTTTTGGGTAACGGCGCGGGTTTAGTCATGGCGACGATGGATTTACTCAGCGATGCAGGAAGTAAGCCAGCAATTTGTCTCAATATTGGACATGGCAGAAGTTGGAATGCAACAACACCTAGCTTTAGCGATCGCCTGCAACAAGGACTCGAATTCTTGAGCGAACAAAAAAATATTCAAGTCGTGTTAGTTAATATTCTCGGTACAGTGCCAACCCCCGCAGAATTAGCCCAAGTGATTGTGAATTTTGTGCAACGTCGAGAACGAATG
This window contains:
- a CDS encoding ATP-binding cassette domain-containing protein, which translates into the protein MTTTDTTALTTESVIRVEGLEKRYGKFVAVRGIDFTVRQGEIFGLIGPDGAGKTTTFHILAGVMEASEGHVQVLRLPPRDARLNIGYLTQQFSLYLDLSIDENLSYSAGLRKIPSDLLQQRRNKYLKLMGLERFGDRLAGQLSGGMKQKLALCCALVSQPQILLLDEPTTGVDPVSRREFWDVLATLANEGVTIVVATPYLDEAERCNRIALMYEGQIQQIGTLQQLRDDLGLERLEVRTGNLQALEAAAKILLSTDAESNSQIDVIDAQRYYQAIADVQSFGDRLDVLVPNAQKGEAQVRKLLNQNKIPLDTIDTGEATLENVFVTRLRAAGSDPPFIPFPKQERGVRSEERGNYNLSVAIGANNLQKVFGNFQAVKGVNLEIRYGEIYGLLGANGAGKTTTIKMLCGLLEPSSGKISLAGETQNLRSNQLRRRIGYMSQKFTLYDDLSVVQNLEFYCGVYGVSRRVRRDRINWVLETCGLAGQEDMITGQLPGGWKQRVAFGASVMHEPEILFLDEPTSGVDPLARRQFWRLIEDFARNGTAILVTTHYLEEAEHCNRMGFMVAGEVVTQGSPSQIKAEQPGQLLEIITDNIQVASNLLKTQLEPWRVSIFGEKLHVVVDHPEEISQLRSTLKEANLQIHSLRPIPFSLEDAFIGIVQRVEQQD
- a CDS encoding GNAT family N-acetyltransferase: MNETSQQNIKVRKAKLEDAEAICHVHRVSVRTLCIKDYTPEQIEAWVGSSEPENFRKAMVERGETIFVAEIEELIAGFSSLFKDEIYAVYVHPEYTRRGVGTRLLKAVEKEAIFQQNKKLKLVSSTTAEPFYQANGYQVVEHSFHTLRSGIQIPCVYMEKALNETDFSTVY
- a CDS encoding ABC transporter permease produces the protein MKRILAQCIKELAQFRRDRLTVALAILLPLATLFIFGFAIRLEATNIPIVIQDLNNSPLSRSYIEQLMATNQFQLTRWDDNIIGALERGIANAGAIIPPDFDSQINSNQPTTVQVLIDGTDANNARIIQNSFRATTNAFLQTSRLQQEQPNIVARIRLWFNPGRRESLYIVPGVYGVILWIYPSLLAAIAMVREKERGTILQVYASSLTAAELLLGKGLAYFVIGIAQAIVIISLGSLLFQLSFAVEPTVFILGTLLYLWTSVLFGLLIGVRASNQNAAVQGVATIGFLSSLLLSGFIYPLSNIPFPLSVISSVLPARYYIELSRDAFVRGTGWIGVWFIPIVLIVIGLLLFNTARKALSRMQLPY
- a CDS encoding ABC transporter permease, with the translated sequence MKLFTHLLESRFWALCVKEINQILRNKQLLFLLLFPPTIQLLIFGFALNADVQNLKLGVVDYANTYESRELVAALTENQIFISQNYSFSQEEIAQQVRLGKITAGLVIPSEFNRDLIQNKTAEVQVIIDGVDANTAGIASGYATQIINQYSRSLDQNPTPPLIQAQSVFFYNPGLLSSWFLVPGVLGTVITLTSTLVSSTTLVREKDSGTLEQLLMTPADAWEILLAKIAPLFVLLMGDILLALSVARIVFRVPLQGSLLLFLTLGGLYLFVGIGVGLMLATLAKNQQQVVLTSFFINLPLIQLSGAIAPIESMPVFFQYLSLLNPLRHFVAISRGILLKGVGIDILFPHVLALFTFVVVLLTVSVNRFRSQLS
- a CDS encoding carbohydrate kinase; the encoded protein is MTNLRVLCLGEILFDCLADQIGRSLEQVESWTPYPGGAPANVACALVKLGTPSGFVGCVGEDEPGNALVQLLQEVGVDTTGVQRHPSAPTRQIYVVRSESGDRTFAGFGEFKTEEFADTYLQADKLPVQLFESADFLVLGTLELAYPDSRAAVFRALDLAEQYNVKVVLDVNWRPVFWDSEATAREIIPKLYNRIDFLKLSQEEAEWLFDTTDPGAINYRLESIEGVLITAGEHGCAYCLGGNEGKVPSFPVKVVDTTGAGDSFLAAFVHQLNQQGISSLQEPDVARSVVKYANAAGALTTIKPGAIASQPTAAEVESFLATHH